From the Candidatus Nealsonbacteria bacterium CG07_land_8_20_14_0_80_39_13 genome, the window ATTACGGATTAATTCCTGAATAATAACCGTTTTCCCTACTCCCGCTCCGCCAAAAAGGCCTATTTTCCCACCCTTAGGCAAGGGAATTAATAAGTCTATGGCCTTAATTCCTGTTTCTAAAATCTCAATTTTTGTTTTTTGGTCTTTAAAAGCAGGCGATTTTTTATGTATGGACTTCAAGTCCCCTGACTTAAGCGGTCCTTTGCCGTCAATAACTTCTCCCATGGCATTGAAAACCCGACCTAATGTTTCTTTTCCTGTCGGAACCTTCACCGGAGAACCGGAAGAAACAACTTCATCGCTTCTGCTCAAACCGTCGGTGGATCCCAAGGCGACGCACCTGACTCTTCCTCCTCCTAAATGTTGTTCTGTTTCCAGAATCAACTTATTTTTTTGCACCAATAAAGCGTCAAAAATCTGAGGGAGCTTCTCTTCTTCGTCAAATTGAATATCTACTACCGGTCCTAATATTTGAATTATTTTTGCCATAAATTTAAAATTTCTTTAGTCTAAATTTAAATTAAAACTTCTTTTGCCGAAGTAATCTCCAAGAGCTCGCTGGTAATTTGCTCTTGCCTCACCTCATTGTATTTTAATATTAATTTTCTTAATAAATCCTTAGCGTTTTCAGAAGCTCTTTTCATCGCCACCATCCGACTTGAATACTCGGCCGCCTTTGCCCCTAAAACCAAATGATAAACTCTGAATCTGATCAGTAAGGGAATTAATTTTTTAAAAATAATTTCCGGCGACGGCTCAAAAATGTAATCGTAAAACTTTTCTTTCCCTATCTCCGCCTTTCCGGTAACCTTCTCCAATTCTTCAGTGAGCTGTTCAAGATTTGACGGCAGCAGTTCAACCATCTTCGGCTCGTAAATGAATGTGGAAACAAAATGTCCGAAGAAAAAAAGTATTTTTTTGTATTGCTGAGTTTCAAACTGCTCGATCAAAAAATTGCTGATTGGCTTTATATGGTCTATAGAAGGAAAATCGCTTAACCGGACAAATTCTTTTATTACTTTGGCATTTCTTCTTTTGAAAAAATTAATTGTTTTTTTCCCTATGGCAACCACCTCTATTTCCTGTTTGCCGTTGAACTCTTTAATTTTTTCTTCAGCCATTTTCAAGACGCTCTTATTGTAAAATCCGCAAAATCCCCTGTCGGAAGTTAAAACGGCCATCAAAATCCTGTCTCCCTTCCCTTCCTTAAAAAAATCACTTTCAAAACCGCCTCCCTCCTGATATCTCAATAGTCTTGCCAGAATTCCGGAAAATTTAATCGCAAAAGGCCGTGATTCCAAGGCTATCTTCTGGGTTTTCTTCATCTTCATAATTGAAGTCACCTCTATGGCATGGACAATCTCGGATATATTTCCGGTTAAATTTATTTTCTGCTTAATTTTCTGATAACTCATGCCTTTCTAAAATATTCTTTATAATAACTTCCAATTCAGCTTCATTCCCAGGCGATAATTCTTTCTTCTCTTTTATGTCCCTGAAAATTCCCGGGTTCTTCTGCTCAATCTCATAATAAAAGTCTCTCTCAAATTTCCTGACATCGTTCTCTGTTTTCAACTTGGACAGCAATCCCTTAACAGCGGCAAAAATAATAACCGTCTGCTTTTCAAAAGAAAGCGGTTCATGTTCTTTCTGGGATAAAGCTTTGACTAATATTCTTCCCTTCTCTATTTTCTCTTTAGTTTCAGGATCCACCTCGTCAACAAATTGCAAGAAATTTTCTAACTCGCGGAATTGAGCCAATTCCAACTTTAAGTTTCCGCTCACTCTCTTCATCGCCTTAGTCTGGGCGCTGGACCCGACTCTGGAAACCGAAAGCCCGATATTAATTCCCGGCCTGTCTCCCTTCAAGTAAAGATTGTTGTCAAAATAAATTTGGCCGTCGCAAATAGAAATAACATTGGTTGGAATATAAGCGCTGATGTTTCCCTCAAGCGTTTCAATGATCGGCAAAGCGGTGATGGATCCATTATTCCATTTCTCGGAAAATCTGCCGGCTCTTTCCAATAACCTTGAATGAAGATAAAAAATATCTCCCGGGTAAGCCTCTCTTCCCGGCGGTCTTCTTAATATGAGAGATATTTCCCTCCATGAAAAAGCGTGGTTTGTCAGATTATCAAAAATAATCAAAACATCCTTGCCCTTGTCGCGGAAATATTCCGCCATAGCCATTCCTGTGTAAGGAGCCAGATAACGCAATGAAGACGGAGAAGAAGATGAGGCAGAAACAATGATTGTATAATCCAATGCTCCTTTTTCTTTTAAGAACTTGATTTGCTGGGATAAATTAGCTTCCCTTCCTCCGATTTCAACGTAAATGCAGATCGGCCTATTCTGTTCGTTTTTTTGATTCAGAATAACGTCCAGAGCTATATCTGTTTTAGGCACACTTCTGTCTCCCAGAAACAATTCTCTCTGCCCTCTGCCGACGGGAATCAAGCTATCAATTATTTTTATTCCAGTATACAAAGGCGTGCTGATGGGCTCCCTTTCCATTACCGACGGAGCGATTTTCTCCGCAGGATAAAAATCTTGGGCGTT encodes:
- the atpG gene encoding ATP synthase F1 subunit gamma; translation: MSYQKIKQKINLTGNISEIVHAIEVTSIMKMKKTQKIALESRPFAIKFSGILARLLRYQEGGGFESDFFKEGKGDRILMAVLTSDRGFCGFYNKSVLKMAEEKIKEFNGKQEIEVVAIGKKTINFFKRRNAKVIKEFVRLSDFPSIDHIKPISNFLIEQFETQQYKKILFFFGHFVSTFIYEPKMVELLPSNLEQLTEELEKVTGKAEIGKEKFYDYIFEPSPEIIFKKLIPLLIRFRVYHLVLGAKAAEYSSRMVAMKRASENAKDLLRKLILKYNEVRQEQITSELLEITSAKEVLI
- a CDS encoding F0F1 ATP synthase subunit alpha; translation: MDIINRLKEEIERMDTLPRKEDVGEVVEVKDGVLKIRGLLNAENQEVITIENNGQEKKGLIVSVEEENVGAILFDNCENIKQGDIVRGTKKTLFVPVGEEFLGRVINAIGKPIDGKEKINAQDFYPAEKIAPSVMEREPISTPLYTGIKIIDSLIPVGRGQRELFLGDRSVPKTDIALDVILNQKNEQNRPICIYVEIGGREANLSQQIKFLKEKGALDYTIIVSASSSSPSSLRYLAPYTGMAMAEYFRDKGKDVLIIFDNLTNHAFSWREISLILRRPPGREAYPGDIFYLHSRLLERAGRFSEKWNNGSITALPIIETLEGNISAYIPTNVISICDGQIYFDNNLYLKGDRPGINIGLSVSRVGSSAQTKAMKRVSGNLKLELAQFRELENFLQFVDEVDPETKEKIEKGRILVKALSQKEHEPLSFEKQTVIIFAAVKGLLSKLKTENDVRKFERDFYYEIEQKNPGIFRDIKEKKELSPGNEAELEVIIKNILERHELSEN